The following coding sequences lie in one Streptomyces xiamenensis genomic window:
- the rsmI gene encoding 16S rRNA (cytidine(1402)-2'-O)-methyltransferase — protein sequence MTEETQYTAYEGELGTLVLAGTPIGDPADAPPRLGGELEAADIVAAEDTRRLRRLTQALGVQTGGRVVSYFEGNETVRTAELIKELVRGARVLLVTDAGMPSVSDPGYRLVAAAVERGVRVTAVPGPSAVLTALALSGLPVDRFCFEGFPPRKPGERSARLREVAEEPRTLVYFESPHRLAATLTAMAEVFGTERRAAVCRELTKTYEEVRRGPLAELARWAAQGVRGEITVVVEGAPAAGTAEVDAQELARRVAAREEAGQRRKEAIAEVAKEAGLPKRNVFDAVVAAKTD from the coding sequence ATGACGGAGGAGACGCAGTACACGGCGTACGAGGGGGAGCTGGGCACTCTTGTACTGGCGGGCACCCCGATCGGTGATCCGGCGGACGCCCCGCCCCGGCTGGGCGGCGAGCTGGAGGCCGCGGACATCGTCGCCGCCGAGGACACCCGCAGGCTGCGCCGGCTGACCCAGGCGCTGGGGGTGCAGACCGGCGGCCGGGTGGTGTCGTACTTCGAGGGGAACGAGACGGTCCGCACCGCCGAGCTGATCAAGGAGCTGGTGCGCGGCGCCCGCGTGCTGCTGGTCACCGACGCCGGCATGCCCTCCGTCTCCGACCCCGGCTACCGGCTCGTCGCCGCCGCCGTCGAGCGCGGGGTACGGGTGACCGCGGTGCCGGGGCCCTCCGCCGTGCTGACCGCGCTGGCGCTGTCCGGGCTGCCGGTGGACCGGTTCTGCTTCGAGGGGTTCCCGCCGCGCAAGCCGGGGGAGCGCTCCGCGCGGCTGCGCGAGGTCGCGGAGGAGCCGCGCACGCTCGTCTACTTCGAGTCGCCGCACCGGCTGGCCGCCACCCTGACCGCGATGGCCGAGGTCTTCGGCACCGAGCGGCGGGCGGCGGTGTGCCGGGAGCTGACCAAGACGTACGAGGAGGTGCGGCGCGGACCGCTGGCCGAGCTGGCCCGCTGGGCGGCACAGGGGGTACGGGGCGAGATCACCGTCGTCGTCGAGGGCGCTCCGGCCGCCGGGACGGCCGAGGTGGACGCGCAGGAGCTGGCGCGCCGGGTGGCCGCCCGCGAGGAGGCCGGACAGCGCCGCAAGGAGGCCATCGCCGAGGTCGCCAAGGAGGCCGGGCTGCCCAAGCGGAACGTCTTCGACGCGGTGGTGGCGGCCAAAACGGACTAA
- the rsmA gene encoding 16S rRNA (adenine(1518)-N(6)/adenine(1519)-N(6))-dimethyltransferase RsmA has product MTDALDGDLLSAADIRELAAALGVRPTKQRGQNFVIDANTVRRIVRAAGVDENDVVVEIGPGLGSLTLALLRTAGHVTAVEIDDTLAAALPATVAARLPERADRFSLVHRDALRVTELPGPAPTALVANLPYNVAVPVLLHMLALFPGIRHGLVMVQSEVADRLAAPPGSKVYGVPSVKAAWYADVRRAGAIGRTVFWPAPNVDSGLVALTRREPPVTTASREEVFAVIDAAFAQRRKTLRSALSGWAGSPAAAEAACTAAGVSPGARGEALSVEDFARIAEHRPA; this is encoded by the coding sequence ATGACTGACGCACTCGACGGGGACCTGCTCAGCGCGGCCGACATCCGCGAACTCGCCGCGGCCCTGGGGGTCCGCCCCACCAAGCAGCGCGGCCAGAACTTCGTCATCGACGCCAACACGGTGCGCCGCATCGTGCGCGCCGCCGGTGTCGACGAGAACGATGTCGTGGTCGAGATCGGCCCCGGGCTCGGCTCCCTCACCCTGGCTCTGCTGCGCACCGCCGGACATGTCACGGCGGTCGAGATCGACGACACCCTGGCCGCCGCGCTCCCCGCCACCGTCGCCGCCCGGCTCCCGGAGCGCGCCGACCGGTTCTCCCTGGTGCACCGGGACGCGCTGCGCGTCACCGAACTGCCCGGCCCCGCCCCCACCGCGCTGGTCGCCAACCTGCCCTACAACGTGGCCGTCCCGGTGCTGCTGCACATGCTGGCGCTCTTCCCCGGCATCCGGCACGGCCTGGTGATGGTCCAGTCCGAGGTCGCCGACCGGCTGGCCGCGCCCCCCGGCTCGAAGGTGTACGGGGTGCCGTCGGTCAAGGCCGCCTGGTACGCGGACGTGCGCCGGGCCGGGGCGATCGGCCGCACCGTCTTCTGGCCGGCCCCCAACGTCGACTCGGGCCTGGTCGCCCTCACCCGCCGCGAACCGCCGGTGACGACCGCGTCCCGCGAAGAGGTCTTCGCGGTGATCGACGCGGCGTTCGCGCAGCGCCGCAAGACCCTGCGCTCGGCCCTGTCCGGCTGGGCCGGTTCCCCGGCGGCGGCGGAGGCGGCGTGCACGGCGGCCGGGGTCAGCCCGGGCGCGCGCGGCGAGGCGCTGTCGGTGGAGGACTTCGCCCGGATCGCGGAACACCGCCCCGCCTGA
- a CDS encoding TatD family hydrolase, with translation MPKSAKAKAEQSVPPPPPEPLAVPVADAHTHLDMQDTTVEEALAAAAAVGVTRVVQIGCDVARAHWAAETAARYPDRIWAAVALHPNEAPRLGDGLDAALEEIASLAGLPQVRAIGETGLDYFRTGDEGKAAQHHSFRRHIALAKEHGKALVIHDRDAHEDVLRILKEEGAPERTVFHCFSGDAAMAEICAAEGYYLSFAGNVTFASAQPLRDALLAAPPELLLVETDAPFLTPAPFRGRPNAPYLIPVTLRAIAKIKGLPEDDLAAHIAANTVRVFGDD, from the coding sequence ATGCCCAAGTCCGCCAAGGCGAAGGCGGAGCAGTCCGTGCCGCCTCCGCCGCCCGAGCCGCTGGCCGTACCCGTCGCCGACGCGCACACCCACCTCGACATGCAGGACACCACCGTCGAGGAGGCGCTGGCCGCTGCCGCAGCCGTGGGAGTCACCCGGGTCGTGCAGATCGGCTGCGACGTCGCCCGCGCCCACTGGGCCGCCGAGACCGCCGCCCGGTACCCCGACCGGATCTGGGCGGCCGTCGCCCTGCACCCGAACGAGGCGCCGCGGCTGGGGGACGGGCTGGACGCCGCCCTGGAGGAGATCGCCTCGCTGGCCGGCCTTCCGCAGGTGCGGGCCATCGGCGAGACCGGGCTCGACTATTTCCGCACCGGTGACGAGGGAAAGGCCGCCCAGCACCATTCCTTCCGCCGTCACATCGCCCTCGCGAAAGAGCACGGGAAAGCCCTGGTCATTCACGACCGCGACGCCCACGAAGATGTGTTGCGCATTCTCAAGGAGGAAGGCGCTCCCGAACGCACCGTGTTCCACTGCTTTTCCGGTGACGCGGCGATGGCGGAGATCTGCGCGGCCGAGGGCTATTACCTGTCCTTCGCGGGCAACGTGACCTTCGCCAGCGCCCAGCCGCTGCGCGACGCCCTGCTGGCTGCCCCGCCGGAACTGCTCCTGGTGGAGACGGACGCCCCGTTCCTCACCCCCGCCCCCTTCCGGGGCCGCCCCAACGCCCCGTACCTCATCCCCGTCACCCTGCGCGCCATAGCGAAGATCAAGGGCCTGCCGGAGGACGACCTCGCCGCGCACATCGCGGCCAACACGGTGCGGGTGTTCGGCGATGACTGA
- a CDS encoding ABC-F family ATP-binding cassette domain-containing protein: MSTPSSSSRNLANVESVSKVYGTRTLLDGISLGVGEGDRIGVVGRNGDGKTTLIRVLAKQEEPDSGRVTHVGGLRLGLLTQHDSLDPAATIRHEVIGDLPDHAWAGDARVRDVLTGLFGGLDLPGFPQGLDTVIGPLSGGERRRIALAKLLIAEQDLVVLDEPTNHLDVEGISWLAGHLRTRRSALVVVTHDRWFLDQVCTRMWDVQRGAVHAYEGGYSDYVFARAERERIAATEEVKRQNLMRKELAWLRRGAPARTSKPRFRMEAANALIADVPPPRDTAELMKFANARLGRTVFDLEDVTVRVGGEDGAGRDLLRHLTWQLGPGDRIGLVGVNGAGKTSLLRAMAESAADPEGDRGGSPLVTAGRIRTGKTVRLAYLSQEVREVDPSWRVLQAVQSVRSRVELGKGREMTASQLCERFGFTKERQWTPVGDLSGGERRRLQILRLLMDEPNVLFLDEPTNDLDIETLTQLEDLLDGWPGSLVVISHDRYFVERTTDRVYALLGDRTLRMLPRGIDEYLERRSARKAPQAAQPAPAAGGTGSAPAAASPAQLSRAAQKEIQKIERQLERLDGEEADLHKEMAEHATDFARVAGLDSRLRELSARRDELETRWLELSEGA; this comes from the coding sequence TTGTCCACCCCCTCTTCCTCCTCCCGCAACCTCGCCAACGTGGAGTCCGTCAGCAAGGTGTACGGCACCCGTACGCTCCTGGACGGCATCTCCCTGGGCGTCGGGGAGGGCGACCGGATCGGCGTGGTGGGGCGCAACGGCGACGGCAAGACCACCCTCATCCGCGTCCTCGCCAAGCAGGAGGAGCCGGACAGCGGACGGGTCACCCACGTGGGCGGGCTGCGGCTTGGCCTGCTCACCCAGCACGACTCCCTCGACCCGGCCGCCACCATCCGGCACGAGGTCATCGGCGACCTGCCCGACCACGCGTGGGCCGGCGACGCCCGGGTGCGGGACGTGCTGACCGGCCTGTTCGGCGGGCTCGACCTGCCCGGCTTCCCGCAGGGCCTGGACACCGTCATCGGCCCGCTGTCCGGTGGTGAGCGGCGCCGCATCGCGCTGGCCAAGCTGCTGATCGCCGAGCAGGACCTGGTCGTGCTTGACGAGCCCACCAACCACCTGGACGTGGAGGGCATCTCCTGGCTGGCCGGCCATCTGCGCACCCGCCGTTCCGCGCTGGTGGTCGTCACGCACGACCGCTGGTTCCTGGACCAGGTCTGCACCCGGATGTGGGACGTGCAGCGCGGCGCGGTGCACGCCTACGAAGGCGGCTACAGCGACTACGTGTTCGCGCGCGCCGAGCGGGAGCGCATCGCCGCCACCGAGGAGGTCAAGCGGCAGAACCTGATGCGCAAGGAGCTGGCCTGGCTGCGGCGCGGCGCCCCGGCCCGTACCAGCAAGCCGCGCTTCCGGATGGAGGCCGCCAACGCGCTGATCGCGGACGTGCCGCCGCCGCGCGACACCGCCGAGCTGATGAAGTTCGCCAACGCCCGCCTGGGCCGCACCGTCTTCGACCTGGAGGACGTGACGGTACGGGTCGGCGGGGAGGACGGCGCGGGCCGCGACCTGCTGCGCCACCTCACCTGGCAGCTCGGCCCCGGCGACCGGATCGGCCTGGTCGGCGTCAACGGCGCGGGCAAGACCTCGCTGCTGCGCGCCATGGCGGAGTCCGCCGCCGACCCCGAGGGCGACCGCGGCGGCTCGCCGCTGGTGACCGCGGGCCGGATCAGGACCGGCAAGACCGTACGGCTGGCGTATCTCTCCCAGGAGGTACGGGAGGTGGACCCGTCGTGGCGGGTGCTCCAGGCGGTGCAGTCCGTGCGGTCGCGCGTCGAGCTCGGCAAGGGGCGGGAGATGACCGCCTCGCAGCTGTGCGAGCGGTTCGGCTTCACCAAGGAGCGGCAGTGGACGCCGGTCGGCGATCTGTCCGGCGGTGAGCGGCGGCGGCTGCAGATCCTGCGGCTGCTGATGGACGAGCCCAACGTGCTGTTCCTGGACGAGCCGACGAACGACCTGGACATCGAGACGCTCACCCAGCTGGAGGATCTGCTCGACGGCTGGCCCGGATCGCTGGTGGTGATCAGCCACGACCGGTACTTCGTCGAGCGGACCACCGACCGGGTCTACGCGCTGCTGGGCGACCGGACGCTGCGGATGCTGCCGCGCGGCATCGACGAGTACCTGGAGCGCAGGTCGGCGCGGAAGGCACCGCAGGCGGCGCAGCCGGCGCCGGCCGCGGGAGGGACCGGGTCCGCCCCGGCCGCCGCGTCCCCGGCCCAGCTGTCCCGGGCCGCGCAGAAGGAGATCCAGAAGATCGAGCGGCAACTGGAGCGGCTCGACGGCGAGGAGGCCGACCTGCACAAGGAAATGGCCGAACACGCCACGGACTTCGCGCGGGTGGCCGGTCTCGACAGCAGGTTGCGGGAGCTGTCGGCCCGCCGGGACGAGCTGGAGACCCGCTGGCTGGAGCTGTCCGAGGGCGCATAA
- a CDS encoding 4-(cytidine 5'-diphospho)-2-C-methyl-D-erythritol kinase: MSHPAASVPAVTIRVPAKVNVQLAVGPPRADGYHDLANVFLAVGLQDRVTARPAPRLSITCAGPGSALVPLDGTNLAARAAELLAAHTGRERADVHLHIDKDIPVAGGMAGGSADGAAALLACAELWGTGTPREELLELAGRLGSDVPFAIVGGAALGLGRGELLTPLPVGGTFHWVFALADGGLSTPEVYRECDRLRGEDPAPAPEASPALLAALRDGDAYALAGALSNDLQPAAISLRPSLEDVLEAGSAAGALAGLVSGSGPTCAFLAPDAPTAARIATVLEGSGTCRAARATTSPAPGAGVLTISGA, translated from the coding sequence ATGTCCCATCCCGCCGCCTCCGTGCCGGCCGTCACGATCCGCGTTCCCGCGAAGGTCAATGTGCAACTGGCCGTCGGTCCGCCGCGCGCGGACGGCTACCACGACCTCGCCAACGTCTTCCTCGCGGTCGGCCTCCAGGACCGTGTCACCGCCCGCCCCGCGCCCCGGCTGTCCATCACCTGCGCAGGACCCGGCAGCGCCCTCGTCCCCCTCGACGGCACCAACCTCGCCGCCCGCGCCGCCGAACTGCTCGCGGCGCACACCGGCCGGGAACGGGCCGACGTCCACCTCCACATCGACAAGGACATCCCGGTGGCCGGCGGCATGGCCGGCGGCAGCGCGGACGGCGCCGCCGCCCTCCTCGCCTGCGCCGAACTGTGGGGCACGGGTACCCCCCGTGAGGAACTGCTCGAACTGGCCGGCCGGCTCGGCTCGGACGTGCCCTTCGCCATCGTCGGGGGCGCCGCCCTCGGCCTGGGCCGCGGCGAGCTGCTGACCCCGCTCCCGGTCGGCGGCACCTTCCACTGGGTGTTCGCGCTGGCCGACGGCGGCCTGTCCACCCCTGAGGTCTACCGCGAGTGCGACCGGCTGCGCGGCGAGGACCCCGCCCCCGCCCCGGAGGCGTCCCCCGCCCTGCTCGCCGCCCTGCGCGACGGCGACGCCTACGCCCTGGCCGGCGCGCTGAGCAACGACCTCCAGCCGGCCGCCATCTCTCTGCGACCCTCCCTGGAGGACGTCCTGGAGGCCGGCAGTGCCGCCGGCGCGCTCGCCGGACTGGTCTCCGGCTCCGGGCCCACCTGCGCCTTCCTGGCCCCCGACGCCCCCACCGCCGCCCGGATCGCCACCGTCCTGGAGGGCTCGGGCACCTGCCGCGCCGCCCGCGCCACCACCTCCCCGGCCCCCGGCGCCGGCGTTCTCACCATCTCAGGAGCCTGA
- a CDS encoding penicillin-binding transpeptidase domain-containing protein: protein MRNGQKVAVIAGVFVVVATGAGFGAYSMLGGDGDDGGQQNASSTSDAEPEESAPPSAAEVLEVSGEFLDAWAAGDTDGAAALTDDAGSAAQALEALAEDASVSGFTLSAGAPEGGSVPFGVVANIAYEELPEREWSYDSELTVVRDADSGEIVVDWEPSVLYPGLAEGQRIETGPSGELPPVTVLDAEGGELTAQAHPTLKGVLEDIGERFADHSGASPAVVTRITDAEGGTVEELIELAEPVAGEVPTTIVPAIQAAAEAAVAGKDRAAVVAIQPSTGAIQGVANAPADSFDIALQGSYAPGSTFKIVTASLLIDEGLASAGAKHPCPKYFEHGGWKFQNLDKFEIKDGTFADSFAASCNTAFISQAGELSDDALGDHARDAFGLGLTWSVGVSTLDGAVPTQSLAQMAASLIGQGGVRMNPMTMASVSATVKSGTFKQPYLVPAEIGGRELATAAGPSAATAAELRSLMNRTAVNGTAAEAMAGLSGDIGAKTGSAEVDGQDKPNAWFTGYRNDLAVAAVVPDSGHGGSNAGPVVAQVLSAAP from the coding sequence ATGCGGAACGGGCAGAAGGTCGCCGTCATCGCTGGGGTTTTCGTGGTGGTGGCGACGGGCGCCGGATTCGGTGCCTACAGCATGCTGGGCGGTGACGGCGACGACGGAGGGCAGCAGAACGCGTCGTCCACCTCGGACGCGGAGCCGGAGGAGAGCGCGCCGCCGTCGGCGGCCGAAGTGCTGGAGGTCTCCGGGGAGTTCCTCGACGCCTGGGCGGCCGGGGACACGGACGGTGCGGCGGCGCTGACGGACGACGCGGGGTCCGCGGCGCAGGCGCTGGAGGCGCTGGCCGAGGACGCGTCGGTGAGCGGGTTCACGCTGAGCGCGGGCGCCCCCGAGGGCGGCTCGGTGCCGTTCGGCGTGGTGGCGAACATCGCGTACGAGGAGCTGCCGGAGCGGGAGTGGAGCTACGACTCCGAGCTGACGGTGGTGCGGGACGCCGACTCGGGTGAGATCGTCGTCGACTGGGAGCCGTCGGTGCTGTACCCGGGGCTGGCGGAGGGGCAGCGCATCGAGACCGGGCCCAGCGGTGAACTGCCGCCGGTGACGGTGCTGGACGCCGAGGGCGGTGAACTGACCGCGCAGGCGCATCCGACGCTCAAGGGCGTGCTGGAGGACATCGGCGAGCGGTTCGCGGACCACTCGGGCGCCAGCCCGGCGGTCGTCACCCGGATCACGGACGCCGAGGGCGGGACGGTCGAGGAGCTGATCGAGCTGGCGGAGCCGGTGGCCGGCGAGGTGCCGACCACGATCGTGCCGGCGATCCAGGCGGCGGCCGAGGCGGCGGTGGCGGGCAAGGACCGGGCGGCGGTGGTGGCGATACAGCCGAGCACCGGCGCCATCCAGGGCGTGGCCAACGCCCCGGCGGACAGCTTCGACATCGCACTGCAGGGCAGTTACGCGCCCGGCTCCACCTTCAAGATCGTGACGGCGTCGCTGCTCATAGACGAGGGGCTGGCCTCGGCCGGGGCGAAGCACCCGTGCCCGAAGTACTTCGAGCACGGCGGCTGGAAGTTCCAGAACCTCGACAAGTTCGAGATCAAGGACGGCACGTTCGCGGACTCCTTCGCGGCGTCCTGCAACACGGCCTTCATCAGCCAGGCGGGCGAGCTGTCGGACGATGCCCTGGGGGACCACGCGCGCGACGCGTTCGGGCTCGGACTGACCTGGAGCGTGGGGGTGTCCACACTGGACGGGGCGGTGCCCACCCAGTCGCTGGCGCAGATGGCGGCCTCCCTGATCGGCCAGGGCGGGGTGCGGATGAACCCGATGACGATGGCGTCGGTGTCCGCGACCGTGAAGTCCGGCACGTTCAAGCAGCCCTACCTGGTGCCCGCCGAGATCGGCGGCCGGGAGCTGGCGACGGCGGCAGGACCCTCCGCGGCGACCGCCGCGGAGCTGCGGTCGCTGATGAACCGCACCGCTGTGAACGGCACCGCCGCCGAGGCGATGGCCGGGCTGAGCGGGGACATCGGCGCCAAGACCGGCTCGGCCGAGGTGGACGGGCAGGACAAGCCGAACGCCTGGTTCACCGGGTACCGCAACGATCTGGCGGTGGCGGCGGTGGTGCCGGACTCCGGGCACGGCGGCAGCAACGCGGGCCCGGTCGTGGCCCAGGTCCTGAGCGCCGCGCCGTAG
- a CDS encoding dolichyl-phosphate-mannose--protein mannosyltransferase, whose translation MARVSSSESGRTLTDAPPRPEPGGGAGGGGWTERLRSFGYRPPPGPRGVRERLVPSHPVPAGRLWRYLGIAPGPAAALARAMGWLGPLLVATLAGALRFTRLGEPDAVIFDETYYAKDAWSLLQHGYETVWPDDANQRIIDGDVPATDAAAYIVHPPVGKWMIALGEWAFGMNPFGWRFMVALLGTLSVFMLCRIGRRLFRSTALGCLAGLLMAVDGLHFVMSRTALVDLVLMFWLLAAFGALLVDRDRARERLAAALPTAGEPVLRPHRPTAERLGLGLRPWRITAGVCLGLACATKWNGLYVLAAFGILTVLWDAAARRTAGAPHGPLVALRKDAPPAFLALVPVSLAVYLVSWTGWFATSGGYYRTWAEREGAGPSAWEWVPGPLRSLWHYTSEVYSFHLGLTSEHSYESNPFSWLVMGRPVLYFYESRDPGEDGCDRAGGCVREVLALGTPLLWWTACAALVYALWRWLLRRDWRAGAVLCAVAAGYLPWLLYQERTIFSFYAVVLVPFLCLAVAMLIGALLGPPGCPERRRALGVVAAGVLVLLIVWNFIYFYPIYAGQEIPLDGWRARMWLGTWV comes from the coding sequence ATGGCCCGCGTGAGCAGTAGCGAGAGCGGCCGGACGCTGACCGACGCACCGCCCCGCCCCGAGCCGGGCGGCGGCGCGGGCGGCGGCGGCTGGACGGAGCGGCTGCGGTCCTTCGGCTACCGGCCCCCGCCCGGCCCGCGCGGGGTGCGCGAGCGGCTGGTGCCCTCCCACCCCGTCCCGGCCGGGCGCCTGTGGCGCTACCTCGGGATCGCGCCGGGACCGGCCGCCGCCCTGGCCCGCGCCATGGGGTGGCTGGGCCCGCTGCTGGTCGCCACCCTCGCCGGGGCGTTGCGCTTCACCCGGCTCGGCGAGCCGGACGCCGTCATATTCGACGAGACGTACTACGCCAAGGACGCCTGGTCGCTGCTCCAGCACGGCTACGAGACGGTGTGGCCGGACGACGCGAACCAGCGCATCATCGACGGCGACGTCCCGGCCACCGACGCCGCCGCGTACATCGTGCATCCACCGGTCGGCAAGTGGATGATCGCGCTCGGCGAGTGGGCGTTCGGCATGAACCCCTTCGGCTGGCGCTTCATGGTGGCCCTGCTCGGCACCCTGTCGGTGTTCATGCTCTGCCGCATCGGCCGCCGGCTGTTCCGCTCCACCGCGCTGGGCTGCCTGGCCGGGCTGCTGATGGCGGTGGACGGCCTGCACTTCGTGATGAGCCGCACCGCACTGGTCGACCTGGTGCTGATGTTCTGGCTGCTGGCGGCCTTCGGCGCGCTGCTGGTGGACCGCGACCGGGCCAGGGAACGGCTCGCCGCCGCGCTGCCCACCGCGGGCGAACCCGTCCTGCGCCCGCACCGGCCCACCGCCGAACGGCTCGGGCTCGGCCTGCGGCCGTGGCGCATCACCGCCGGGGTCTGCCTGGGCCTGGCCTGCGCCACCAAGTGGAACGGCCTGTACGTGCTGGCCGCCTTCGGCATCCTCACCGTGCTGTGGGACGCCGCCGCCCGCCGGACCGCCGGCGCCCCGCACGGCCCGCTGGTCGCCCTGCGCAAGGACGCCCCGCCCGCCTTCCTCGCGCTGGTGCCGGTCTCGCTCGCCGTCTACCTGGTGTCGTGGACCGGATGGTTCGCGACCTCGGGCGGCTACTACCGCACCTGGGCGGAGCGCGAGGGCGCCGGGCCCAGCGCCTGGGAGTGGGTGCCGGGGCCGCTGCGCAGCCTGTGGCACTACACGAGTGAGGTCTACAGCTTCCATCTGGGGCTGACCTCGGAGCACTCCTACGAGTCGAACCCGTTCAGCTGGCTGGTGATGGGCCGCCCGGTGCTGTACTTCTACGAGTCGCGCGACCCGGGCGAGGACGGCTGCGACCGGGCCGGGGGCTGTGTGCGCGAGGTGCTGGCGCTGGGCACCCCGCTGCTGTGGTGGACGGCCTGCGCGGCGCTGGTGTACGCGCTGTGGCGCTGGCTGCTGCGCCGCGACTGGCGGGCGGGCGCCGTGCTGTGCGCGGTGGCGGCGGGATATCTGCCGTGGCTGCTGTACCAGGAGCGCACGATCTTCTCGTTCTACGCCGTGGTGCTGGTGCCGTTCCTGTGCCTGGCGGTCGCGATGCTGATCGGGGCGCTGCTGGGGCCGCCCGGCTGCCCCGAGCGGCGGCGCGCGCTGGGCGTGGTCGCGGCGGGGGTGCTGGTGCTGCTGATCGTGTGGAACTTCATCTACTTCTACCCGATCTACGCGGGCCAGGAGATTCCGCTCGACGGCTGGCGGGCCCGCATGTGGCTGGGCACCTGGGTCTGA